In Streptomyces nojiriensis, one genomic interval encodes:
- a CDS encoding ABC transporter ATP-binding protein has protein sequence MSGPGGRMMMGPAQRSMDFKGSGKRLLRQLAYDRAKIWGMVAAVVGSVGCAVVGPKILGEATDLVFAGIVGREMPAGITKQQALDGLRAKGQDGMADMLAGTDFTPGQGIDFGAVGVVAIWALVVFTLAGLLMLVATRLSNHVMNGTVYRMREELQAKLSRLPLSYFDQQKRGEVLSRATNDIDNIGQTIQQTMGQLLNSLLTIVGVLVMMFWISPLLALVALVTVPLSVFVAAKIGKKSQPQFVAQWKATGALNAHIEEMYSGHSLVKVFGRQRESAAVFAEQNEALYRASFKAQLVSGIMQPVMFFISNINYVLIAVVGGLRVASGTLSIGDVQAFIQYSRQFSMPLTQVASMANLVQSGVASAERVYELLDAPEQEPDAEVPERPQELRGQVTFDKVAFRYEPDKPLIENLSLTVEPGHTVAIVGPTGAGKTTLVNLLMRFYEVTGGEIALDGVDIAKMTREELRDGIGMVLQDTWLFGGTIAENIAYGASREVTRAEIEEAARAAHADRFIRTLPDGYDTVLDDEGAGVSAGEKQLITIARAFLSEPVILVLDEATSSVDTRTEVLIQKAMARLARGRTSFVIAHRLSTIRDADVILVMESGSIVEQGTHEELLASGGAYARLYAAQFAQAVAEVD, from the coding sequence ATGAGCGGGCCCGGAGGACGGATGATGATGGGGCCGGCCCAGCGGTCCATGGACTTCAAGGGTTCGGGCAAGCGGCTGCTGCGCCAGCTCGCGTACGACCGGGCCAAGATCTGGGGCATGGTCGCGGCCGTCGTCGGCAGCGTCGGCTGTGCGGTGGTGGGCCCGAAGATCCTGGGTGAGGCCACCGACCTGGTGTTCGCGGGGATCGTCGGCCGGGAGATGCCGGCCGGGATCACCAAGCAGCAGGCGCTGGACGGTCTGCGGGCCAAGGGCCAGGACGGTATGGCGGACATGCTCGCCGGGACCGACTTCACCCCGGGGCAGGGCATCGACTTCGGCGCCGTCGGGGTCGTCGCGATCTGGGCGCTGGTGGTCTTCACCCTGGCCGGCCTGCTGATGCTGGTCGCCACGCGGCTGTCGAACCACGTCATGAACGGCACCGTCTACCGGATGCGCGAGGAGCTCCAGGCGAAGCTGTCGCGGCTGCCGCTGTCGTACTTCGACCAGCAGAAGCGCGGCGAGGTGCTGAGCCGGGCCACGAACGACATCGACAACATCGGGCAGACGATCCAGCAGACGATGGGCCAGCTGCTGAACTCGCTGCTGACCATCGTCGGCGTGCTGGTGATGATGTTCTGGATCTCTCCGCTGCTGGCGCTGGTCGCGCTGGTGACCGTACCGCTGTCGGTCTTCGTCGCCGCGAAGATCGGCAAGAAGTCGCAGCCGCAGTTCGTGGCGCAGTGGAAGGCGACCGGCGCGCTCAACGCCCACATCGAGGAGATGTACTCGGGCCACAGCCTGGTCAAGGTCTTCGGCCGGCAGCGGGAGTCCGCGGCCGTCTTCGCCGAGCAGAACGAGGCGCTGTACCGGGCCTCGTTCAAGGCGCAGCTGGTCAGCGGCATCATGCAGCCGGTGATGTTCTTCATCTCGAACATCAACTACGTGCTGATAGCCGTAGTGGGCGGGCTCCGGGTCGCCTCCGGCACCCTGTCGATCGGGGACGTGCAGGCCTTCATCCAGTACTCGCGGCAGTTCTCGATGCCCCTGACGCAGGTCGCCTCGATGGCGAACCTCGTCCAGTCCGGTGTCGCCTCGGCCGAGCGCGTGTACGAGCTGCTGGACGCGCCGGAGCAGGAGCCGGACGCCGAGGTTCCGGAGCGTCCGCAGGAGCTGCGCGGTCAGGTCACCTTCGACAAGGTGGCCTTCCGCTACGAGCCGGACAAGCCACTGATCGAGAACCTCTCGCTCACGGTCGAGCCGGGCCACACGGTCGCGATCGTCGGCCCGACCGGCGCCGGCAAGACCACGCTGGTCAATCTGCTGATGCGGTTCTACGAGGTCACGGGCGGCGAGATCGCCCTCGACGGGGTGGACATCGCGAAGATGACCCGCGAGGAACTGCGCGACGGCATCGGCATGGTGCTGCAGGACACCTGGCTGTTCGGCGGCACCATCGCGGAGAACATCGCCTACGGTGCTTCGCGCGAGGTCACGCGCGCCGAGATCGAGGAGGCGGCGCGGGCCGCCCACGCGGACCGGTTCATCCGCACCCTGCCGGACGGCTACGACACCGTGCTGGACGACGAGGGCGCGGGGGTCAGCGCGGGCGAGAAGCAGCTGATCACCATCGCCCGGGCGTTCCTGTCGGAGCCGGTGATCCTGGTGCTCGACGAGGCGACGAGCTCGGTTGACACCCGTACCGAGGTGCTGATCCAGAAGGCGATGGCGCGCCTCGCGCGCGGCCGTACGTCCTTCGTGATCGCGCACCGGCTCTCCACGATCCGCGATGCGGACGTGATCCTGGTGATGGAGAGCGGATCGATCGTGGAACAGGGCACGCACGAGGAGCTGCTGGCCTCGGGCGGCGCGTACGCGCGGCTGTACGCGGCGCAGTTCGCGCAGGCGGTGGCCGAGGTCGACTAG
- a CDS encoding GNAT family N-acetyltransferase, translated as MATDVVIRPARAEDEREISELLRSVWSRVSEPGPERPAGAALFDERRPVEGFLVAERGRRIVGYITHAPASPLETNRHVRHIQGLAVLESARGSGVGQALVEAVCAAARAGGARRMNLRVLGHNGPAQQLYRRCGFTVVGVLPEEFLLDGVYVDDVWMSRSLSDPHEPAQP; from the coding sequence ATGGCAACGGACGTGGTGATCCGCCCTGCTCGGGCGGAGGACGAACGCGAGATATCGGAGCTGCTCCGCTCGGTGTGGTCGCGCGTGAGCGAGCCCGGCCCCGAGCGCCCGGCCGGCGCGGCCCTCTTCGACGAGCGGCGCCCCGTGGAGGGCTTCCTGGTCGCCGAACGCGGTCGGCGGATCGTCGGGTACATCACCCACGCACCGGCCAGCCCCCTCGAAACCAATCGGCACGTCCGTCACATCCAGGGGCTGGCGGTCCTCGAATCCGCCCGCGGCAGCGGGGTCGGGCAGGCCCTCGTCGAGGCCGTCTGCGCGGCCGCCCGGGCCGGTGGTGCCCGCCGCATGAACCTGCGCGTGCTCGGCCACAACGGGCCGGCGCAGCAGCTCTACCGGCGGTGCGGCTTCACGGTGGTCGGCGTCCTGCCCGAGGAGTTCCTGCTGGACGGGGTCTACGTCGACGACGTCTGGATGAGCCGGAGCCTGTCCGACCCCCACGAGCCCGCGCAGCCGTAG
- a CDS encoding RNA polymerase sigma factor, whose protein sequence is MSYPTLRCGAPVLGALEVAPVQTRTLTVNVSESSEAKAVDEEPEVLELIEPVPVPRRRSSGDSGGGAGPSADLFRQYLREIGRIPLLTAAEEVDLARRVEAGLFAEEKLGNTPDLDSQLALDLDKLVVMGRMAKRRLIESNLRLVVSVAKRYVGRGLTMLDLVQEGNLGLIRAVEKFDYARGYKFSTYATWWIRQAMSRALADQARTIRVPVHVVELINRVVRVQRRMLQERGYEPTAEEVAVHLELTPERVLEVLRLAQEPVSLHAPVGEEDDVALGDLIEDGDAASPVESAAFFLLREHLEAVLSTLGERERKVVQLRYGLADGRPRTLEEIGRIFGVTRERIRQIESKTLNKLRDHAFADQLRGYLD, encoded by the coding sequence GTGTCGTACCCCACACTGAGGTGCGGTGCCCCCGTCCTCGGAGCCCTGGAGGTCGCCCCCGTGCAGACCCGGACCCTGACCGTGAACGTGAGCGAGTCCTCGGAGGCCAAGGCCGTGGACGAAGAGCCCGAGGTACTGGAGCTGATCGAGCCGGTGCCCGTGCCGCGCAGGCGCAGCAGTGGCGACAGCGGAGGCGGAGCGGGCCCGTCCGCCGACCTGTTCCGGCAGTACCTCCGCGAGATAGGCAGGATCCCGCTGCTCACCGCCGCCGAGGAGGTGGACCTCGCGCGACGTGTCGAAGCCGGCCTGTTCGCCGAGGAGAAACTCGGCAACACCCCCGACCTCGACTCCCAGCTCGCCCTCGACCTCGACAAGCTCGTCGTCATGGGCCGGATGGCCAAGCGCCGGCTCATCGAGTCGAACCTGCGGCTCGTCGTCTCCGTCGCCAAGCGGTACGTGGGCCGCGGACTCACCATGCTCGACCTCGTGCAGGAGGGGAACCTCGGGCTGATCCGGGCCGTCGAGAAGTTCGACTACGCCCGCGGGTACAAGTTCTCCACCTACGCCACCTGGTGGATCCGCCAGGCGATGTCACGGGCCCTCGCCGACCAGGCCCGGACCATCCGGGTGCCCGTCCACGTGGTCGAACTGATCAACCGGGTCGTCCGCGTCCAGCGCCGGATGCTCCAGGAGCGCGGGTACGAGCCCACGGCCGAAGAGGTGGCCGTCCACCTGGAGCTGACCCCCGAGCGGGTCCTGGAGGTGCTCCGCCTCGCCCAGGAGCCGGTCTCCCTGCACGCCCCGGTGGGCGAGGAGGACGACGTCGCGCTCGGCGACCTCATCGAGGACGGCGACGCCGCCTCGCCCGTGGAGTCGGCCGCCTTCTTCCTGCTGCGCGAGCACCTGGAAGCCGTCCTGTCGACCCTCGGCGAGCGCGAGCGCAAGGTCGTGCAGCTGCGCTACGGCCTCGCCGACGGGCGGCCCCGCACCCTGGAGGAGATCGGCCGGATCTTCGGCGTGACGCGCGAGCGGATCCGCCAGATCGAGTCCAAGACCCTCAACAAGCTGCGCGACCACGCCTTCGCCGACCAGCTCCGCGGCTACCTGGACTGA
- a CDS encoding nucleotidyl transferase AbiEii/AbiGii toxin family protein, which produces MTGTGGQDAVGDDWRRRRIGLPRTSTAGLDAAGPEARVFDPALKHFADGYRITDAAVDDALRPAWRAARRTALDVVARGVARSGWADSLVLRGSMLMAGWFGAAAREPHDLDFVVVPQDWAIEEPRTGKLLAAVAEAAERAADEHGGLVMAAGAAVSEDIWTYERVPGRRLVLPWSAPGLPGGQVQLDFVFNERLPAAPEPADVAGVRLRAATPELSPAWKLVWLATDMYPQGKDLYDAVLLAERCTAPYELVHTVFRESGEYFPPQAPSDTPLTLEAFSEVERADWDTFRADYPGIPGSAESHAERLLAALEPTFAGRG; this is translated from the coding sequence ATGACCGGGACGGGCGGGCAGGACGCGGTCGGGGACGACTGGAGGCGGCGCCGGATCGGCCTGCCGCGCACCTCCACGGCCGGACTGGACGCGGCGGGCCCCGAAGCCCGGGTCTTCGACCCGGCGCTGAAGCACTTCGCGGACGGCTACCGGATCACGGACGCGGCCGTGGACGACGCGCTGCGCCCGGCCTGGCGGGCCGCCCGCCGGACCGCGCTGGACGTGGTGGCCCGCGGCGTCGCCAGGTCGGGCTGGGCGGATTCGCTGGTGCTGCGCGGCAGCATGCTCATGGCCGGCTGGTTCGGGGCGGCGGCGCGGGAGCCGCACGACCTGGACTTCGTGGTGGTCCCGCAGGACTGGGCGATCGAGGAGCCGCGCACCGGGAAGCTGCTGGCCGCCGTCGCGGAGGCGGCCGAGCGGGCCGCCGACGAGCACGGCGGGCTGGTGATGGCCGCGGGCGCGGCGGTCTCCGAGGACATCTGGACGTACGAGCGGGTCCCCGGGCGGCGTCTGGTCCTGCCCTGGTCGGCCCCGGGACTGCCCGGGGGCCAGGTCCAGCTGGACTTCGTCTTCAACGAGCGGCTCCCGGCGGCGCCGGAGCCGGCCGATGTCGCGGGGGTGCGGCTGCGGGCGGCCACGCCGGAACTGTCGCCGGCGTGGAAGCTGGTCTGGCTGGCCACGGACATGTACCCGCAGGGCAAGGACCTCTACGACGCGGTCCTGCTCGCCGAGCGCTGCACGGCTCCGTACGAGCTGGTCCACACGGTCTTCCGGGAGTCGGGCGAGTACTTCCCGCCGCAGGCACCCTCGGACACCCCGCTGACCCTGGAGGCCTTCTCCGAGGTCGAGCGGGCCGACTGGGACACCTTCCGGGCCGACTACCCGGGGATCCCCGGCTCCGCCGAGTCCCACGCCGAGCGGCTCCTGGCAGCCCTGGAGCCGACCTTCGCGGGTCGCGGCTAG
- a CDS encoding molybdopterin oxidoreductase family protein: MHTSDSATDTHCPYCALQCGMRLRPDPGGATVAVEERADFPVNRGALCGKGRTAPAVLSSRVRLTEPLVRTHAGRLEPATWEEALDAVAGGLARTGRTYGPDAVGVFGGGGLTNEKAYALGKFARVALRTSQIDYNGRFCMSSAAAAHQRAFGLDRGLPFPLADIPRTGCVILVGSNLAETMPPALRYLTELKANGGTLIVIDPRRTRTAEQADLHLAPRPGTDLALALGLLHLIVAEGRTDEEFIAARTTGWQEARAAAMAHWPELVERITGIPVPRLREAVAMFCAPESAMVLTARGPEQQSKGTDTVGAWINLCLATGRAGRPLSGYGCLTGQGNGQGGREHGQKADQLPGYRKLTDPAARAHVAEVWGVDPDSLPGPGRSAYELLDALGTDVKALLLMGSNPVVSAPRAAHVEDRIRSLDFLAVADVVLSETAALADVVLPVTQWAEETGTTTNLEGRVLLRRRALTPPPGVRSDLDVLHGLAARLGVEKGFPTEPEEVFEELRRASAGGPADYSGITYARIEAEQGVFWPCPEGPEGAAGSPGTERLFLDRFATDDGRARFVPVSHRDAAEVPDADYPLLLTTGRVVAQYQSGAQTRRVDELNAAAPGPFVELHPRLAARIGAVDGCPLAVTSRRGRAVAPARITDTIRADTVFMPFHWPGEGRANTLTNPALDPTSRMPEFKVCAVRVEPA, translated from the coding sequence ATGCACACCTCCGACTCCGCCACCGACACGCACTGCCCTTACTGCGCCCTGCAGTGCGGGATGAGGCTGCGCCCCGACCCGGGCGGCGCCACCGTGGCGGTGGAGGAGCGGGCCGACTTCCCCGTCAACCGGGGCGCACTGTGCGGCAAGGGCCGCACCGCGCCCGCCGTGCTCTCCTCCCGGGTGCGCCTGACCGAGCCGCTCGTCCGCACCCACGCCGGGCGGCTGGAGCCGGCCACCTGGGAGGAGGCCCTCGACGCCGTCGCCGGGGGACTCGCCCGCACCGGCCGCACGTACGGCCCCGACGCCGTCGGGGTCTTCGGCGGCGGCGGGCTCACCAACGAGAAGGCCTACGCGCTCGGCAAGTTCGCCCGCGTCGCGCTGCGCACCTCGCAGATCGACTACAACGGCCGCTTCTGCATGTCCTCGGCCGCCGCCGCCCACCAGCGGGCCTTCGGGCTCGACCGCGGGCTGCCCTTCCCGCTGGCGGACATCCCGCGCACCGGCTGCGTGATCCTGGTCGGCTCGAACCTGGCCGAGACCATGCCGCCCGCCCTGCGCTACCTCACCGAGCTCAAGGCGAACGGCGGCACCCTGATCGTCATCGACCCGCGCCGCACCCGCACCGCCGAACAGGCCGACCTGCACCTCGCCCCGCGCCCCGGCACCGACCTGGCCCTCGCACTCGGCCTGCTGCACCTGATCGTCGCGGAAGGCCGGACCGACGAGGAGTTCATCGCCGCCCGCACCACCGGCTGGCAGGAGGCCCGGGCCGCCGCGATGGCCCACTGGCCGGAACTGGTGGAGCGCATCACCGGGATACCGGTCCCCAGGCTCCGCGAGGCCGTGGCGATGTTCTGCGCCCCGGAATCCGCCATGGTCCTCACCGCCCGGGGCCCCGAGCAGCAGTCCAAGGGCACCGACACCGTCGGCGCCTGGATCAACCTGTGCCTGGCCACCGGCCGGGCCGGCCGCCCGCTCTCCGGCTACGGCTGCCTCACCGGGCAGGGCAACGGCCAGGGCGGCCGCGAGCACGGCCAGAAGGCCGACCAGCTCCCCGGCTACCGCAAGCTCACCGACCCGGCGGCCCGCGCCCACGTCGCCGAGGTATGGGGCGTCGACCCCGACAGCCTCCCCGGCCCGGGCCGCAGCGCCTACGAACTCCTCGACGCCCTCGGTACGGACGTGAAGGCCCTGCTCCTGATGGGCTCGAACCCGGTGGTGTCCGCCCCCCGCGCCGCCCACGTGGAGGACCGCATCCGCTCCCTGGACTTCCTCGCGGTGGCCGACGTCGTCCTCTCCGAGACCGCGGCCCTCGCGGACGTGGTCCTCCCGGTCACCCAGTGGGCGGAGGAGACCGGCACCACCACCAACCTGGAGGGCCGAGTCCTGCTGCGCCGCCGGGCGCTGACCCCGCCGCCGGGGGTCCGCAGCGACCTGGACGTCCTGCACGGACTCGCCGCCCGCCTGGGCGTCGAGAAGGGCTTCCCCACCGAGCCGGAGGAGGTCTTCGAGGAACTGCGCCGCGCCTCGGCCGGCGGCCCCGCGGACTACTCGGGCATCACCTACGCCCGGATCGAGGCCGAACAGGGCGTCTTCTGGCCCTGCCCCGAGGGCCCCGAAGGCGCCGCGGGATCCCCGGGCACCGAGCGCCTCTTCCTGGACCGCTTCGCCACCGACGACGGCCGGGCCCGCTTCGTCCCCGTCTCCCACCGGGACGCCGCCGAAGTCCCCGACGCGGACTACCCGCTGCTGCTCACCACCGGCCGGGTCGTCGCCCAGTACCAGTCCGGAGCCCAGACCCGCCGGGTGGACGAGCTCAACGCGGCGGCCCCCGGCCCCTTCGTGGAACTCCACCCGCGGCTGGCCGCCCGGATCGGCGCCGTCGACGGCTGCCCCCTCGCCGTGACCTCCCGCCGCGGCCGGGCCGTCGCCCCGGCCCGCATCACCGACACCATCCGGGCGGACACGGTCTTCATGCCCTTCCACTGGCCGGGCGAGGGCCGCGCCAACACCCTCACCAACCCGGCCCTGGACCCCACGTCCCGCATGCCGGAGTTCAAGGTCTGCGCGGTCCGCGTCGAGCCGGCCTAG
- a CDS encoding glucose 1-dehydrogenase yields MVDLSGKVVVITGGARGLGAAAAQAVVDGGGRVLITDVLEAEGAETAAKLGGAARFVRHDVTSEAEWQAALDHAVAEFGRIDGLVNNAGISTGRFLEHESVEHFRQVLEINLVGVFIGIKTAIPLLRANGGGSIVNISSAAGLTGLALTAGYGASKWGVRGLSKIGAVELAEAGIRVNSVHPGMTLTPMTAPIGIQAGAGNYPGAPLGRVGVPEEIAAAIAFLLSDAAGYMTGAELAVDGGWTAGLTVKYLTGQ; encoded by the coding sequence GTGGTGGATCTGAGCGGCAAGGTCGTCGTCATCACCGGTGGAGCCCGGGGCCTCGGCGCCGCGGCCGCGCAGGCCGTCGTCGACGGCGGCGGCCGGGTGCTGATCACCGACGTGCTGGAGGCGGAGGGCGCCGAGACGGCCGCGAAGCTCGGCGGCGCGGCGCGCTTCGTCCGGCACGACGTCACCAGCGAAGCCGAGTGGCAGGCGGCGCTGGACCACGCGGTCGCCGAGTTCGGCCGCATCGACGGCCTCGTGAACAACGCGGGCATCTCCACCGGCCGGTTCCTGGAGCACGAGAGCGTCGAGCACTTCCGCCAGGTCCTCGAGATCAACCTGGTCGGCGTGTTCATCGGCATCAAGACCGCGATCCCGCTGCTGCGCGCGAACGGCGGCGGGTCCATCGTCAACATCTCCTCCGCCGCCGGCCTGACCGGCCTCGCGCTCACCGCCGGGTACGGGGCCTCCAAGTGGGGCGTGCGCGGCCTGTCGAAGATCGGCGCGGTGGAACTCGCCGAGGCCGGGATCCGCGTCAACTCCGTCCACCCCGGCATGACCCTGACCCCGATGACCGCCCCGATCGGCATCCAGGCGGGCGCGGGCAACTACCCAGGCGCCCCGCTCGGCCGCGTCGGCGTCCCCGAGGAGATCGCCGCGGCGATCGCCTTCCTCCTCTCCGACGCCGCCGGCTACATGACGGGCGCCGAACTCGCCGTCGACGGCGGCTGGACCGCGGGCCTGACGGTGAAGTACCTGACGGGCCAGTGA
- a CDS encoding SanA/YdcF family protein, which yields MRRPRLPRVEWSRAVAALRSVRTRRRAVQAVMAGCVLALLPSAWMHAVAADRLRTTADAPSAEVAVVFGAGLWRGRPTPYLADRLDAAAELYRTGKVKVVLVTGDNGRHDYDEPDAMRTYLTAHGVPDGQIVSDYAGFDTWDSCVRAKEIFGVDRAVLVTQGFHIRRAVALCQAAGLESYGVGVADVHDATWYYGETREVFAAGKAALDAAFKPAPRFLGPKEEGVSRALDALTH from the coding sequence ATGCGCCGACCGCGCCTGCCGAGAGTCGAGTGGAGCCGGGCGGTGGCGGCGCTGCGCAGCGTACGGACCCGGCGGCGGGCGGTGCAGGCCGTCATGGCGGGCTGCGTACTGGCGCTGCTGCCCTCGGCGTGGATGCACGCGGTGGCCGCCGACCGGCTGCGGACCACGGCGGACGCGCCCTCGGCCGAGGTGGCCGTGGTGTTCGGCGCGGGCCTGTGGCGGGGGCGGCCGACCCCCTACCTGGCCGACCGGCTCGACGCCGCGGCCGAGCTGTACCGCACCGGCAAGGTCAAGGTCGTCCTCGTCACCGGGGACAACGGCCGGCACGACTACGACGAGCCCGACGCGATGCGCACGTACCTCACCGCGCACGGGGTGCCGGACGGGCAGATCGTCAGCGACTACGCGGGCTTCGACACCTGGGACTCCTGCGTGCGGGCCAAGGAGATCTTCGGCGTGGACCGGGCCGTGCTGGTCACCCAGGGCTTCCACATCCGCCGGGCCGTCGCCCTGTGCCAGGCGGCGGGCCTGGAGTCGTACGGCGTCGGGGTGGCCGACGTGCACGACGCCACCTGGTACTACGGCGAGACCCGCGAGGTCTTCGCGGCGGGCAAGGCGGCGCTGGACGCGGCCTTCAAGCCCGCCCCGCGCTTCCTGGGACCGAAGGAGGAAGGGGTGTCGCGGGCCCTGGACGCTCTGACACACTGA
- a CDS encoding sirohydrochlorin chelatase — translation MQPTLVAVAHGSRDPRALHTALALLERVRELRPRLDVRLGHIELNEPLLDDTLDGLSGSAVLVPLLLGRGYHVKRDLPAAAARAGHLLTRVAAPLGPHPLLVEALYERLLETGWTPAPGSAVVLAAAGSRDPDSAADTRRTAAQLGERLGGVPVTCAYASAAAPSAPEAVRALAARGHHRIAVASYFAAPGRFAAQTAAAAAPGLAAAPLGDHPALARLLLHRYDEARALPAGGAVPIRPELVSA, via the coding sequence ATGCAGCCCACCCTCGTCGCCGTGGCCCACGGCAGCCGTGACCCGCGCGCCCTGCACACCGCCCTCGCCCTCCTCGAACGGGTCCGTGAACTCCGCCCCCGGCTCGACGTCCGGCTCGGCCACATCGAGCTGAACGAGCCGCTGCTCGACGACACCCTGGACGGCTTGTCCGGCTCGGCCGTGCTCGTCCCGCTGCTGCTCGGCCGCGGGTACCACGTCAAGCGCGACCTGCCCGCGGCCGCCGCCCGGGCCGGCCACCTGCTCACCCGCGTCGCCGCCCCGCTGGGCCCGCACCCGCTGCTCGTCGAGGCCCTGTACGAGCGGCTGCTGGAGACCGGCTGGACCCCGGCCCCCGGTTCGGCCGTCGTGCTGGCCGCCGCCGGTTCCCGCGACCCCGACTCGGCGGCCGACACCCGCCGCACCGCCGCCCAGCTCGGCGAACGCCTCGGCGGCGTCCCGGTGACCTGCGCCTACGCCTCCGCCGCCGCGCCGAGCGCGCCCGAGGCGGTCCGGGCCCTTGCCGCCCGCGGTCACCACCGGATCGCCGTGGCCTCGTACTTCGCCGCTCCCGGCCGGTTCGCCGCCCAGACCGCCGCGGCGGCGGCGCCCGGCCTCGCCGCCGCCCCACTGGGCGATCACCCGGCCCTGGCCCGGCTCCTGCTGCACCGGTACGACGAGGCCCGCGCGCTCCCCGCCGGGGGTGCCGTGCCGATCAGGCCGGAACTCGTCTCCGCCTGA
- a CDS encoding deoxyguanosinetriphosphate triphosphohydrolase — MEGTTHALTDDHRGLYDAVDTERWAAEPDKRPGRTAFQRDRARVLHSAALRRLAGKTQVVTPGSRSYDWDASPRTRLTHSLECAQVGRELGAALGCDPDLVEAACLSHDMGHPPFGHNGEEALNEFAKDCGGFEGNAQSLRLLTRLEPKRFVPDPASGELVSVGLNLTRACLDAATKYPWARGDHPTDPDSVKFGAYEDDLPVFTWLRRGAPADRKCFEAQVMDWADDVAYSVHDFEDGLHAGHLDPNMLYAEPERTAIWQVAIGRYVPADTAPEELRAALDRLMEQEWWPHGYDGSAVAQSRLKDATSQLIGRFCLAAEGATREAYGSGRLTRYGAELVIPREARNECAVLKAVADLYVMQRDEQERIRADQRIVLAELAEALSARAPEGLDPQFRAIFDAAPDDKARKRAVIDQIACLTDASARSLHARLTRRGRRAER; from the coding sequence ATGGAAGGCACCACGCACGCCCTCACCGACGACCACCGCGGCCTCTACGACGCGGTCGACACCGAGCGCTGGGCCGCCGAGCCCGACAAACGGCCCGGCCGGACCGCCTTCCAGCGCGACCGCGCCCGGGTGCTGCACTCGGCCGCGCTGCGCCGCCTCGCCGGGAAGACCCAGGTCGTCACCCCCGGCAGCCGTTCCTACGACTGGGACGCGAGCCCCCGTACCCGCCTGACCCACTCGCTGGAGTGCGCCCAGGTCGGGCGGGAGCTCGGCGCCGCGCTCGGCTGCGACCCCGACCTCGTCGAAGCCGCCTGCCTCTCCCACGACATGGGCCACCCGCCCTTCGGCCACAACGGCGAGGAGGCGCTCAACGAGTTCGCCAAGGACTGCGGCGGCTTCGAGGGCAACGCCCAGTCCCTGCGCCTGCTCACCCGCCTGGAACCCAAGCGGTTCGTGCCCGATCCGGCGAGCGGGGAGCTCGTCAGCGTCGGCCTCAACCTCACCCGGGCCTGCCTGGACGCCGCCACCAAGTACCCGTGGGCCCGCGGGGACCACCCCACCGACCCCGACTCGGTGAAGTTCGGCGCGTACGAGGACGACCTGCCGGTCTTCACCTGGCTGCGCCGCGGCGCGCCCGCGGACCGCAAGTGCTTCGAGGCCCAGGTCATGGACTGGGCGGACGATGTCGCGTACTCCGTCCACGACTTCGAGGACGGCCTGCACGCCGGCCACCTCGACCCCAACATGCTCTACGCGGAACCCGAGCGCACGGCGATCTGGCAGGTGGCCATCGGCCGGTACGTCCCCGCCGACACCGCGCCCGAGGAGCTGCGGGCCGCCCTCGACCGGCTGATGGAGCAGGAGTGGTGGCCGCACGGGTACGACGGTTCGGCCGTCGCCCAGTCCCGCCTGAAGGACGCCACGAGCCAGCTGATCGGCCGGTTCTGCCTGGCCGCCGAGGGGGCCACCCGCGAGGCGTACGGCTCCGGCCGCCTCACCCGGTACGGTGCCGAACTGGTGATCCCGCGCGAGGCGCGCAACGAGTGCGCGGTGCTCAAGGCGGTCGCCGACCTGTACGTGATGCAGCGCGACGAGCAGGAACGGATCCGCGCCGACCAGCGCATCGTCCTGGCCGAACTCGCGGAGGCGCTGAGCGCCCGCGCTCCCGAGGGGCTGGACCCGCAGTTCCGGGCGATCTTCGATGCGGCCCCGGACGACAAGGCCAGGAAAAGGGCGGTCATCGACCAGATCGCGTGCCTCACCGACGCATCCGCCCGTTCCCTTCACGCACGCCTCACCCGGCGCGGCCGACGCGCCGAAAGGTGA